From a single Prosthecobacter sp. genomic region:
- a CDS encoding ThuA domain-containing protein, giving the protein MLKKLVAPLVLAAVVCVAAFAAAPAKRKILFFTKSSGFEHSVISWKNGQPSHAEKVLLELGAKNGWDFEFSKDGSKFSKDYLNQFDAVFFYTTGDLCSEGTDKQPPMSPEGKQALFDYVKAGKGFVGTHSASDTFHTDNESKKGPERYLNHGDKADPYVRFIGGEFIKHGAQQVAKNTVTNPKFPGFENVGAEYGFQEEWYSLKDFTPDIHVLSVIDSPAMTGKEYERPAFPSTWARKEGDGRVWYTAMGHREDVWTNPTFQNILVGGVKWALGDVQADIYPNLKETAPGALTNPPYVEPPPPKPAKK; this is encoded by the coding sequence ATGCTGAAAAAACTCGTCGCCCCTCTGGTTCTTGCCGCTGTCGTCTGCGTCGCCGCGTTCGCCGCCGCTCCCGCCAAGCGTAAAATTCTCTTCTTCACGAAATCCAGCGGCTTCGAGCACAGCGTCATCTCATGGAAGAACGGCCAGCCCAGCCATGCGGAAAAAGTGTTGCTGGAACTCGGCGCGAAAAACGGCTGGGACTTCGAGTTCTCCAAGGACGGCTCCAAGTTCAGCAAGGATTACCTGAACCAGTTTGACGCCGTGTTTTTCTACACCACAGGCGATCTTTGCAGCGAAGGCACCGACAAGCAGCCGCCGATGTCCCCCGAGGGCAAGCAGGCGCTGTTTGATTATGTCAAAGCGGGCAAAGGCTTCGTCGGCACCCACTCCGCCAGCGACACCTTCCACACCGACAACGAGTCCAAAAAAGGCCCTGAGCGTTATTTGAACCACGGTGACAAGGCTGATCCCTATGTGCGCTTCATCGGCGGCGAGTTCATCAAGCATGGCGCTCAGCAGGTCGCCAAAAACACCGTCACCAACCCCAAATTCCCCGGCTTTGAGAATGTCGGAGCCGAATACGGCTTTCAGGAAGAGTGGTACTCGCTCAAAGACTTCACGCCTGACATCCATGTGCTCAGCGTGATCGACTCCCCAGCCATGACCGGCAAAGAATACGAACGCCCCGCCTTTCCGAGCACATGGGCACGCAAAGAGGGCGATGGCCGCGTATGGTACACCGCCATGGGCCATCGCGAGGACGTTTGGACCAATCCCACCTTCCAAAACATCCTCGTCGGCGGCGTGAAATGGGCGCTGGGCGACGTTCAAGCCGACATCTATCCCAACCTCAAAGAAACCGCCCCCGGAGCGCTCACCAACCCGCCCTACGTCGAGCCTCCACCGCCAAAGCCTGCGAAGAAGTAA
- a CDS encoding peptidoglycan endopeptidase: MMRLFLNLLLLPLCVLLCQCGSSAGNRWEYKYAPGKTAVIIGGRAVPPANAPADVLRAITAGNRICTKPYRRGGGHAKFEDSAYDCSGTVSYVLHAAGELDEPTVSSAFRSYGRSGKGKWITVYARKGHVFLEVAGLRLDTGYSDADSDGPRWSSRSRPTKGYSMRHPSGL; encoded by the coding sequence ATGATGCGACTTTTCCTGAATCTTCTTCTACTGCCGCTGTGCGTGCTGCTCTGCCAATGTGGCTCCAGCGCCGGTAATCGCTGGGAGTACAAATATGCGCCGGGCAAGACCGCGGTCATCATCGGCGGCCGGGCCGTGCCGCCGGCCAATGCGCCGGCCGATGTGCTGCGGGCGATCACAGCGGGCAACCGCATCTGCACGAAACCGTATCGTCGCGGCGGCGGCCACGCCAAATTTGAAGACAGCGCGTATGATTGCTCCGGCACGGTGTCGTATGTGCTGCATGCGGCGGGCGAACTCGACGAACCGACAGTTTCATCGGCTTTTCGCAGTTACGGCCGCAGTGGCAAGGGCAAATGGATCACGGTGTATGCGCGCAAGGGACATGTGTTTCTAGAGGTGGCCGGATTACGACTCGACACAGGTTACAGTGACGCCGACAGCGACGGTCCGCGCTGGAGCAGCCGTTCACGCCCCACGAAGGGGTATTCCATGAGGCATCCTTCCGGCCTGTGA
- a CDS encoding RNA pyrophosphohydrolase has translation MIPAEAIVYRPNVAAILQRANGDIFVAERINIPGAWQFPQGGIDEGENAEQAMFRELAEEIGVKRELLEIVQKREGYRYAFTKGRLKYGIYGGQEQTYFLCRFLGKDTDFNLAATHQEFASFRWIKPSEFQMDWVPKFKRHVYRQVMLDFFGIEFV, from the coding sequence ATGATTCCCGCCGAAGCCATCGTCTATCGCCCGAACGTCGCCGCCATCCTGCAGCGGGCGAACGGCGACATCTTTGTGGCCGAGCGCATCAACATTCCTGGCGCGTGGCAGTTCCCGCAGGGTGGCATTGACGAGGGCGAGAACGCGGAGCAGGCGATGTTTCGCGAACTGGCTGAGGAGATCGGGGTGAAACGTGAGTTGCTGGAGATCGTGCAGAAGCGTGAGGGTTATCGCTATGCGTTCACGAAGGGGCGGCTGAAATACGGCATCTACGGCGGACAGGAACAGACATACTTTTTGTGCCGCTTCCTGGGAAAGGACACTGACTTCAATCTCGCGGCCACCCACCAGGAGTTTGCCAGCTTTCGCTGGATCAAACCGTCCGAGTTTCAAATGGACTGGGTGCCGAAGTTCAAACGCCACGTCTATCGGCAGGTGATGCTGGATTTTTTTGGCATTGAGTTCGTGTAG
- the recA gene encoding recombinase RecA, with translation MARSPSKESAEPTAAKTDKLAEARGRNLDLAIQQIQKDYGEGAILRMGGEGLKSDISVIPTGNLLIDQALGTGGFPRGRVVEVYGPESSGKTTLTLTVIAQAQKTGGLAAFIDVEHALDPAYARRLGVKMDELLVSQPSSGEEALRICETLVRSNALDVIVIDSVAALVTRQELEGDIGDSTVGAQARLMSAALRKLTAIIAKARTCCIFTNQIREKIGVMFGNPETTPGGKALKFYASVRVDIRRIGAIKTTDGVVTGNRTKVKIVKNKLAPPYTEAEFDIMYNEGISNVGSLLDLAMDFEILQKRGSWISYKGTQLAQGRDAAKEVLRNDATVYAEIEAAVKAKQAEKGAAAEKGSSKAAPAADADE, from the coding sequence ATGGCCAGATCCCCCTCCAAAGAATCCGCTGAACCCACCGCCGCCAAGACCGACAAACTCGCCGAAGCACGCGGTCGCAATCTGGATCTCGCCATCCAGCAGATTCAGAAAGACTACGGCGAAGGAGCCATCCTGCGCATGGGCGGCGAAGGCTTGAAGTCCGACATCAGCGTCATCCCCACCGGCAATCTCTTGATCGATCAGGCGCTCGGCACGGGTGGTTTTCCACGCGGACGCGTGGTGGAAGTTTACGGCCCGGAATCCTCCGGTAAAACGACCCTCACGCTCACCGTCATCGCCCAAGCGCAAAAAACTGGCGGCCTCGCCGCCTTCATCGACGTGGAGCACGCCCTTGACCCTGCTTATGCCCGCCGTCTTGGTGTCAAAATGGATGAATTGCTCGTCTCGCAGCCCAGTTCCGGCGAGGAAGCCCTGCGCATCTGCGAAACACTCGTGCGTTCCAATGCGCTCGATGTCATCGTCATCGACTCCGTGGCCGCGCTCGTCACCCGTCAGGAACTCGAAGGCGACATCGGCGACTCCACCGTCGGCGCCCAGGCACGTCTCATGAGCGCCGCGTTGCGCAAGCTCACCGCCATCATCGCCAAGGCACGCACCTGCTGCATCTTCACCAACCAGATTCGTGAAAAGATAGGCGTCATGTTCGGCAATCCTGAAACGACCCCTGGTGGCAAGGCGCTCAAGTTCTACGCCAGCGTGCGCGTGGACATCCGCCGCATCGGCGCCATCAAAACCACCGACGGTGTCGTCACCGGCAACCGCACCAAGGTCAAAATCGTCAAAAACAAGCTCGCACCTCCTTACACGGAGGCCGAATTCGACATCATGTACAACGAGGGCATCTCGAATGTCGGTTCCCTGCTTGATCTGGCAATGGACTTCGAGATTCTGCAAAAGCGCGGCTCCTGGATCAGCTACAAAGGCACCCAGCTCGCCCAAGGCCGTGATGCCGCCAAGGAAGTCCTCCGCAACGACGCCACCGTCTATGCCGAGATCGAAGCCGCCGTGAAAGCCAAGCAGGCCGAGAAAGGCGCTGCTGCGGAGAAGGGTTCGTCGAAAGCCGCGCCAGCCGCCGATGCTGACGAGTGA
- a CDS encoding type II secretion system F family protein: MKLSEKALLYRELAKLVSADFHLDRSIDLLLKQQPSHARQTWLLGLQRGLGEGKGIADSLTAHCGAFSGTLEFALIDAGERSGRLSDAFSHLSRYFEAWDLAVRQAVGAMIYPLVLAHLGIVLPELPAMVTASMQGESASLRGVFMPLAVLWLILLSLFLLWRWLSRLGAESATVDAWLGRIPFIGSVRRHWALARFAQVFHACLLASMRMTECMLLAGGASHSGMLRRASEDAAQRIAAGETIAGAMADVHGFPMVFVHGTATAEESGTLDHEMNRWAAAETIEAGDAVQRAAQWLPKIAYGIVVVYVSYRIIAMMGGYYGGMMKQIEGL, translated from the coding sequence ATGAAACTCTCTGAAAAAGCCCTGCTCTATCGCGAACTGGCCAAGTTGGTAAGCGCGGACTTTCATCTCGACCGCTCGATTGACCTTCTGCTCAAGCAGCAGCCTTCACACGCGCGCCAGACCTGGCTGCTAGGCCTGCAACGAGGACTTGGCGAGGGCAAAGGCATCGCCGACTCGCTCACCGCCCACTGCGGCGCCTTTTCCGGCACGCTGGAGTTTGCGCTGATTGATGCAGGTGAGCGCAGCGGGCGTCTCAGCGACGCATTCAGCCATCTGTCGCGCTATTTTGAGGCCTGGGATCTGGCGGTGCGGCAAGCGGTAGGGGCCATGATCTATCCGCTGGTGCTGGCTCATCTCGGCATCGTGCTGCCGGAACTGCCTGCGATGGTGACTGCCTCCATGCAGGGCGAATCTGCTTCACTGCGGGGCGTGTTCATGCCGCTGGCGGTGTTGTGGTTGATTTTGCTGTCACTGTTCCTGCTCTGGCGCTGGCTGTCGCGGCTGGGAGCTGAATCAGCCACCGTGGATGCCTGGCTTGGGCGCATTCCGTTCATCGGCAGTGTGCGCAGGCATTGGGCGCTGGCCCGTTTCGCCCAGGTGTTTCATGCCTGCCTGCTCGCCTCGATGCGCATGACGGAATGCATGTTGCTCGCGGGAGGCGCTTCGCACAGCGGGATGTTACGGCGCGCCTCAGAGGATGCGGCGCAGCGCATTGCCGCCGGGGAAACCATCGCCGGTGCCATGGCGGATGTGCATGGTTTTCCCATGGTGTTTGTGCATGGCACCGCCACAGCGGAGGAGTCAGGCACGCTGGATCATGAGATGAACCGCTGGGCCGCCGCCGAAACCATCGAGGCGGGCGATGCCGTGCAACGTGCGGCGCAATGGCTGCCCAAAATCGCCTACGGCATCGTGGTCGTTTATGTGTCCTACCGCATCATCGCCATGATGGGCGGCTACTACGGCGGGATGATGAAGCAGATCGAGGGGCTTTGA
- the ribD gene encoding bifunctional diaminohydroxyphosphoribosylaminopyrimidine deaminase/5-amino-6-(5-phosphoribosylamino)uracil reductase RibD: MPPPTDKKETPDQRWMHQALDQAQRGVGLTSPNPPVGAVVVAQGKVIGQGYHRKAGEPHAEVEAIRDAQQSNSKLLPGATIYVTLEPCCTHGRTPPCTEAIKAAGLKRVVYGANDPNPQHAGRCRDMFLLAGIEVTGGVLEAECQALIRPFTKWITTSMPYVIAKAGQSLDGRITRPAGESQWLTNDAARAHGRRLRMRVDAIIVGAETVRKDDPQLTLRDGSAGSGKLQPWRVVLTRSGEIPPHSRILTDEFKDRTLIMLGKDLPEVLKDLGKRGVMTVLIEGGGIILGQAFREKLVDEVYWYIAPRLCGGGRPSLAGSALPRSIELDHVTVRPMGDNVMVHGFPIWPEGT; the protein is encoded by the coding sequence ATGCCGCCTCCCACTGACAAAAAAGAAACACCCGACCAGCGCTGGATGCACCAGGCTCTCGATCAGGCGCAGCGTGGCGTCGGTCTGACGAGTCCGAATCCACCTGTGGGAGCCGTCGTCGTCGCGCAGGGCAAGGTCATCGGTCAGGGCTATCATCGCAAAGCCGGTGAGCCGCATGCCGAGGTGGAGGCGATCCGGGATGCGCAGCAGTCCAATTCCAAGCTGTTGCCTGGAGCCACGATCTACGTCACGCTCGAACCCTGCTGCACGCATGGCCGCACGCCGCCCTGTACCGAAGCGATCAAAGCCGCAGGCCTCAAACGCGTGGTCTATGGCGCGAATGATCCGAACCCGCAGCACGCCGGGCGCTGCCGTGATATGTTTCTGCTCGCTGGCATCGAAGTGACCGGCGGTGTGCTGGAGGCCGAGTGCCAGGCGCTGATCCGGCCCTTCACCAAATGGATCACCACCAGCATGCCGTATGTCATCGCCAAGGCGGGCCAGAGCCTCGACGGTCGCATCACGCGTCCTGCGGGCGAAAGTCAGTGGCTCACCAACGATGCAGCGCGCGCTCATGGCCGCAGGCTGCGCATGCGCGTGGACGCCATCATCGTTGGTGCGGAAACGGTGCGGAAAGACGACCCACAACTCACCTTGCGTGATGGCAGTGCGGGGAGTGGCAAGCTGCAGCCCTGGCGCGTCGTTCTCACTCGCAGCGGCGAGATCCCGCCGCACTCCCGCATTCTGACGGATGAGTTCAAAGACCGCACGCTCATCATGCTCGGCAAGGATCTGCCCGAAGTGCTCAAAGACCTCGGCAAACGCGGCGTGATGACGGTGTTGATTGAAGGCGGCGGTATCATTCTCGGTCAGGCCTTCCGTGAAAAACTCGTCGATGAGGTTTATTGGTACATCGCGCCCAGGTTGTGCGGTGGTGGTCGCCCTTCGCTCGCTGGATCGGCGCTGCCACGATCCATTGAACTCGATCACGTCACCGTCCGTCCCATGGGCGACAATGTGATGGTGCATGGCTTTCCCATCTGGCCGGAAGGAACGTAG
- a CDS encoding GNAT family N-acetyltransferase encodes MIEFALEQYPVRQTLTNGVQTLIRPLQEEDGPAFTRFHDAIPSGERFLLKHRLNGTDEIEAWCHDLNYEKRLTLLALADGQVVGHATLHQRPGGWKRHIGMVDALIHPDFRGLGVLRALLGGLVEAATHAGLTRLEAEFNGERKNTVQSFMKCGFVELLRLPDYLRDMQAQPHDYVLMGLNLAVDYENTGAGD; translated from the coding sequence ATGATTGAATTTGCCCTGGAGCAATACCCTGTCCGCCAGACGTTGACCAACGGCGTGCAGACGCTGATCCGTCCCCTACAGGAGGAGGATGGACCGGCGTTCACGCGGTTTCATGACGCCATTCCCAGCGGTGAGCGCTTTCTCCTCAAGCACCGTCTGAACGGCACGGATGAAATCGAGGCCTGGTGCCATGACCTGAACTACGAGAAGCGTCTGACGCTGCTGGCGCTGGCAGACGGTCAGGTGGTGGGGCATGCGACGCTGCACCAGCGGCCCGGAGGCTGGAAACGGCACATCGGCATGGTGGATGCGTTGATTCACCCAGATTTTCGCGGCTTGGGCGTGTTGCGGGCGCTGTTGGGCGGTCTGGTGGAGGCGGCCACCCATGCCGGGCTGACGCGGCTGGAGGCGGAGTTCAACGGCGAGCGGAAGAACACGGTGCAGTCCTTCATGAAATGCGGCTTCGTGGAGCTGCTGCGACTGCCCGACTACCTGCGGGACATGCAGGCGCAGCCGCATGATTACGTGCTCATGGGTCTGAACTTGGCGGTGGACTATGAGAATACCGGGGCAGGGGATTAG
- a CDS encoding HAD family hydrolase — MPTGTLPRPAVFFDRDGVVNLSPGDGYVLRWEDFHFAPGITEALALCRSRGYATILVTSQQGVGKGLMTQDDLNDLHARMQEELGRHTAAFDGVYACTHLSGTCTCRKPSPEMIQCAQSDHGLDLKRSWLVGDHDRDIQMARNAGVPRTIRILSHHEPQVAADFTLESTAELAALLAAELPAGAGSS, encoded by the coding sequence ATGCCCACCGGAACCCTGCCTCGCCCCGCTGTTTTTTTTGACCGTGATGGCGTCGTCAACCTTTCACCTGGCGATGGCTACGTGCTGCGCTGGGAGGATTTCCATTTTGCTCCTGGCATCACCGAAGCCCTCGCGCTGTGCCGTTCACGTGGTTACGCCACGATCCTGGTGACGAGCCAGCAGGGCGTGGGAAAAGGTCTCATGACACAGGACGATTTGAACGATCTCCATGCGCGCATGCAGGAAGAACTGGGTCGGCACACCGCCGCCTTCGATGGTGTCTATGCCTGCACGCATCTCTCCGGCACCTGCACCTGCCGCAAACCGAGTCCTGAGATGATTCAGTGCGCGCAGAGCGATCATGGCCTCGATTTGAAGCGAAGCTGGCTCGTTGGCGACCACGACCGGGACATACAAATGGCGCGCAATGCCGGCGTGCCACGTACAATCCGCATCTTGAGCCATCATGAGCCCCAGGTGGCGGCCGATTTCACGCTGGAGAGCACCGCGGAGCTTGCAGCACTGCTAGCGGCAGAACTTCCGGCAGGAGCGGGATCATCCTGA
- a CDS encoding N-acetylmuramoyl-L-alanine amidase, with amino-acid sequence MTSELHSKLPQAVIATLVFALASVSFDTACAEEKPGFFKKLFGGGKEETPPAPETKPVPKPAPTVKPKSEPAKTTTKTPAPTTSRPPRVIITTTGGTKKKVELNKPTTAPKAETPKTQPEPIRDVTKSVAKDNEAPMKGEFKADDDDKTASTVKPDAVTVLPANGGWEIVKIGGRDYVTAESIRNFYNPVYGFTTFRLQGNHFWLGSSKLILKAQIGSQDLLINNIKFILSFPVQSYNGKVLFSRLDLCKLIDPVLYPSHIQNAEYFDTVVVDAGHGGHDAGARGVYGYEKDFALKMAMSVRTALMQRGFKVIMTRADDRFLTLGGRVAIANQTPKSIFLSFHFNSGGSAASGIETWALTPQSAAATIPRGGGYNVNGVTGNKQDSANIALATAVHANVISRFKFVDRGIKRAQWSVLTGCKRPGILFEGGFVTNAKECLLVASDTYRQQVSAAIGDAVVNYRKALETAMAKR; translated from the coding sequence ATGACTTCCGAACTGCACTCCAAACTCCCCCAGGCCGTCATCGCCACCCTCGTTTTCGCTTTGGCGTCCGTGTCATTCGACACGGCATGTGCGGAGGAGAAGCCGGGGTTCTTCAAAAAGCTCTTCGGAGGCGGCAAGGAGGAGACTCCGCCCGCACCCGAAACTAAGCCGGTGCCCAAGCCTGCCCCGACGGTCAAGCCCAAGTCGGAACCGGCCAAAACCACCACGAAGACTCCCGCACCGACGACCAGCAGGCCGCCGCGTGTCATCATCACCACGACCGGCGGAACCAAGAAGAAGGTGGAGCTCAACAAGCCCACGACCGCCCCCAAAGCAGAAACGCCCAAGACACAGCCAGAACCGATCAGGGATGTGACGAAGTCCGTGGCGAAGGACAACGAAGCCCCGATGAAGGGTGAATTCAAAGCCGACGACGATGACAAGACCGCCAGCACGGTGAAACCGGACGCAGTGACGGTGCTTCCCGCCAATGGCGGCTGGGAAATCGTGAAAATAGGCGGACGCGACTACGTGACTGCCGAGAGCATCCGGAACTTCTACAACCCGGTCTATGGTTTCACCACCTTCCGCCTGCAGGGCAATCATTTCTGGCTCGGCTCCTCGAAGCTCATCCTCAAGGCGCAGATCGGTTCGCAGGATCTGCTGATCAACAATATCAAGTTCATCCTGAGCTTCCCGGTGCAGTCCTACAACGGCAAGGTGCTGTTCTCGCGCCTGGATCTGTGCAAGCTGATCGACCCGGTGCTGTATCCCAGCCACATTCAGAACGCCGAGTACTTCGACACCGTGGTCGTCGATGCCGGACACGGCGGCCATGACGCGGGTGCGCGCGGTGTTTACGGCTATGAAAAGGACTTCGCGCTGAAGATGGCGATGTCTGTGCGCACGGCGCTCATGCAGCGCGGTTTCAAGGTCATCATGACGCGCGCCGATGACAGGTTCCTCACGCTGGGCGGACGCGTGGCCATCGCCAACCAGACGCCCAAGAGCATCTTCCTCAGCTTCCATTTCAATTCCGGCGGTTCCGCCGCGTCCGGCATCGAAACCTGGGCTCTGACACCGCAGAGCGCCGCAGCCACCATCCCGCGCGGCGGCGGCTACAATGTGAACGGCGTCACTGGCAACAAACAGGACTCCGCCAACATCGCGCTGGCGACGGCGGTGCATGCGAATGTCATCAGCCGCTTCAAGTTCGTCGATCGCGGCATCAAACGCGCGCAGTGGAGCGTGCTCACCGGCTGCAAACGACCTGGTATCCTGTTTGAGGGCGGTTTCGTCACCAATGCCAAGGAGTGCCTCCTCGTGGCCTCCGACACCTACCGCCAGCAGGTTTCCGCTGCCATCGGTGACGCCGTGGTGAACTACCGCAAGGCGCTCGAAACGGCGATGGCGAAGCGTTGA
- the gpmI gene encoding 2,3-bisphosphoglycerate-independent phosphoglycerate mutase: MTKKPVVLIIRDGWGINPGGKAQAVANGDATLLAKTPFHDHLYATYPSGTVSASGEDVGLPEGQMGNSEVGHLNLGAGRVVYQDLTRINKSIRDGELATMPVLVEAFEKAKGKRLHFLGLISDGGVHSHQDHLAALCNAAKTAGVTDLMVHAITDGRDTSPTGGAAYMAKLEKDLAPSGAKIATVIGRYYAMDRDKRWERNKLAWDAIVLGRGEVRTDLPSVAVQAAYPSDPRGDEFMQPMIFSNANEQRIRDGDVILWFNFRADRARQLSDAFLKADFAGFDREVTPKTGYYTLTEYDATYTDFGARVIFASESLNNNLGQIIAAAGLTQLRAAETEKYPHVTFFFNSGVEEPNPGEDRYLAISPKEVPTYDKKPQMSAPDLTFEVLRRLEKYDAVIMNYANPDMVGHTGVVEAGVHACETIDLGVRMIVEKVLELGGKLFITADHGNCELMRNPDGSPNTAHTTNLVHGIYVAADSSNYTVDNGKLADIAPTLLDMLGVAKSAEMTGKSLLIRK, from the coding sequence ATGACCAAAAAACCCGTTGTTCTGATTATCCGTGATGGCTGGGGCATCAACCCTGGCGGCAAAGCTCAAGCCGTTGCCAATGGCGACGCCACGCTGCTCGCCAAGACCCCTTTTCACGACCACCTCTACGCCACCTACCCAAGTGGCACTGTCAGCGCCAGCGGCGAAGATGTCGGCCTGCCCGAAGGCCAGATGGGCAACAGCGAAGTCGGCCACCTCAATCTCGGTGCCGGTCGCGTCGTTTATCAAGACCTCACCCGCATCAACAAGAGCATCCGCGACGGCGAACTCGCCACGATGCCCGTGCTCGTCGAAGCCTTCGAGAAAGCCAAAGGCAAGCGCCTGCACTTCCTCGGCCTCATCAGTGATGGTGGCGTGCATTCGCATCAGGATCACCTAGCCGCGCTTTGCAATGCCGCGAAGACCGCTGGCGTCACCGATTTGATGGTCCACGCCATCACCGATGGCCGAGACACCTCCCCCACCGGCGGTGCTGCCTACATGGCGAAGCTGGAAAAAGATCTCGCCCCGAGCGGCGCGAAAATCGCCACCGTCATTGGCCGCTACTACGCCATGGACCGCGACAAGCGCTGGGAGCGCAACAAGCTCGCCTGGGACGCCATCGTCCTCGGTCGTGGTGAAGTCCGCACCGATTTGCCGAGTGTCGCCGTGCAGGCCGCGTATCCGAGCGACCCGCGTGGCGATGAGTTCATGCAGCCCATGATCTTCTCGAACGCCAACGAGCAGCGTATTCGCGATGGCGATGTCATTCTGTGGTTCAACTTTCGCGCCGACCGCGCCCGCCAGCTCAGCGATGCCTTCTTGAAGGCCGACTTCGCGGGCTTCGATCGCGAAGTCACGCCGAAGACCGGCTACTACACGCTCACCGAATACGACGCCACCTACACCGACTTCGGTGCCCGCGTCATTTTCGCTTCCGAGAGCCTGAACAACAACCTTGGCCAGATCATCGCCGCCGCTGGTCTCACGCAGCTCCGTGCCGCTGAAACCGAAAAATACCCGCACGTCACCTTCTTCTTCAACAGTGGCGTCGAAGAGCCAAACCCCGGCGAAGACCGCTACCTCGCCATTTCGCCCAAAGAAGTGCCCACCTACGACAAAAAGCCGCAGATGAGCGCCCCCGACCTCACCTTTGAGGTGCTGCGTCGCTTGGAAAAATACGACGCAGTCATCATGAACTACGCCAACCCCGACATGGTCGGCCACACTGGCGTCGTCGAGGCGGGCGTTCATGCCTGTGAGACCATCGATCTCGGCGTGCGCATGATCGTCGAAAAAGTGCTCGAACTCGGCGGCAAGCTCTTCATCACCGCCGACCACGGCAACTGCGAACTCATGCGCAACCCCGACGGCAGCCCCAACACCGCGCACACCACGAATCTCGTCCACGGCATCTACGTCGCCGCCGATTCATCGAATTACACCGTCGACAACGGCAAACTCGCTGACATCGCCCCGACGCTGCTCGATATGCTTGGCGTGGCGAAGTCTGCGGAGATGACGGGGAAGAGTTTGCTCATTCGCAAGTGA
- a CDS encoding phosphotyrosine protein phosphatase: MTRLLFLCSRNQWRSPTAEAVYQNDPRVEVRSAGVSASARQRVTEKLLLWADRVLVMEHEHKRRLRDQFPAIAHDLRIDVLDIPDDYPFMHPELVALIRERVEPLLA; this comes from the coding sequence GTGACCCGCCTTCTCTTCCTCTGCTCCCGCAACCAATGGCGCAGCCCGACTGCGGAGGCCGTTTATCAAAATGATCCACGTGTTGAGGTTCGCAGCGCGGGAGTCAGTGCTTCTGCTCGACAGCGTGTCACGGAAAAGCTGCTGTTGTGGGCGGATCGGGTGCTGGTGATGGAACACGAGCACAAGCGGCGGTTGCGCGATCAGTTCCCAGCCATCGCTCACGATCTGCGCATCGACGTTCTCGACATTCCTGACGATTACCCGTTCATGCACCCGGAGTTGGTCGCGCTGATTCGCGAACGCGTCGAACCGCTGCTGGCCTAA